One part of the Dermacentor silvarum isolate Dsil-2018 chromosome 6, BIME_Dsil_1.4, whole genome shotgun sequence genome encodes these proteins:
- the LOC119456410 gene encoding uncharacterized protein LOC119456410, translating into MTQRRLPSTTATARDVKSVPATVADKQLMGEEHCSLQVAFEELQCHLRQSRDEIARLERVKAKLRAEVEAKNISLGYLQQQLDKRDQEAEDLKSKLEEESQRNADLAQQLADAQKSGGFSPYPLPQSTKKQPFRYPVDVGLQDLDQEDPAVWTLDGMSQLLMVRMQQEMKSLEELGGEVIEDLPSGDVSRTPLLGHDQPRKEAAKGGDEDTRQHDSSLQAAMRLIATLTAQLNTAREKVLGQRAALLSTLARLRDNQPKRQGELTSRPAFSGSRPSDESFRVYFTQQLSASSPNTEVSQGTLPEEELERVCPICEVLFPRRFSQDDFEGHVLEHLSGHPLVLDPAQ; encoded by the exons ATGACGCAGCGGCGGCTTCCGAGCACGACCGCGACTGCCCGCGATGTAAAAAGTGTTCCAGCCACGGTTGCAGACAAGCAGCTGATGGGGGAAGAACACTGCAGCCTGCAAGTGGCCTTCGAGGAACTGCAGTGTCACCTAAGACAGTCGCGGGACGAGATCGCCCGCCTTGAACGTGTCAAGGCAAAGCTTCGCGCTGAAGTCGAGGCAAAAAACATTAGCCTGGGCTACCTCCAGCAGCAGCTAGACAAACGTGACCAAGAGGCAGAAGACTTGAAATCAAAG CTCGAGGAGGAGAGCCAACGGAACGCTGACCTTGCACAGCAGCTTGCAGACGCCCAGAAATCTGGAGGCTTTAGCCCATATCCTCTGCCACAGTCCACAAAGAAGCAGCCGTTTCGCTACCCTGTGGATGTGGGCCTACAGGATTTGGACCAAGAAGACCCTGCTGTGTG GACATTGGACGGCATGTCACAGTTGTTGATGGTCCGAATGCAGCAGGAGATGAAAAGCTTGGAAGAGCTGGGTGGAGAAGTCATCGAAGATCTACCGTCAGGCGATGTGTCGAGGACACCCCTGCTCGGCCACGACCAACCGCGTAAAGAAGCAGCAAAGGGTGGAGATGAAGACACGAGACAGCATGACAGCAGTCTGCAAGCTGCAATGCGGCTTATTGCCACGCTGACTGCACAGCTTAACACTGCCAGGGAGAAGGTGCTGGGCCAGAGGGCAGCACTGCTCTCTACTCTGGCAAGGCTTAGAG ATAACCAGCCCAAGAGGCAAGGTGAACTTACCAGCCGGCCGGCGTTTAGCGGATCAAGACCTTCGGATGAAAGTTTTCGTGTCTACTTCACGCAACAGCTTTCTGCAAGCAGCCCCAATACTGAAGTGTCCCAAGGCACACTGCCAGAAGAGGAGCTCGAGAGGGTTTGTCCTATCTGCGAGGTCCTCTTCCCGCGGCGATTCTCGCAGGACGACTTTGAAGGTCACGTCCTGGAGCACCTTTCAGGGCATCCACTAGTGCTTGATCCAGCACAGTAG